The following coding sequences are from one bacterium window:
- a CDS encoding Fic family protein, with the protein MLFDPKFTISAKINKSLVEIERVRGFLDAIKIKEEWFSAIQKEALVLESHYSTHIEGTALTLEQARKVLNGKDVKGVRPDDRRELLNYKRAMDFVSTYLGKADPVTEGLIREIHKILVKGVRGGQAEPGEYRKVQNYVVNSRTREVIYTPPSSLEVPRLMLEFAQWLNRNEEVSTVLLAGIAQFQFVHIHPFLDGNGRTARLLSTLILYKTGYDFKRLFSLSEYYDKDRLSYYKAIQSVRENNMDMTFWLEYFVQGLRTQMDQIKQKGKSIIKYGSVLQKAETIGLKERQVSALKFIIQNQHISRSQYVEKFKVSLRTANYDLSLLESKGLIKKTGVSRAVKYILK; encoded by the coding sequence ATGCTATTTGACCCTAAATTTACTATATCTGCTAAAATCAACAAGTCTCTTGTAGAAATAGAAAGAGTAAGAGGCTTTTTAGACGCGATAAAGATTAAAGAAGAGTGGTTTTCTGCGATACAAAAAGAAGCGCTTGTTTTAGAATCTCACTATTCTACACATATTGAGGGTACGGCTTTAACTCTTGAACAGGCAAGGAAGGTTCTCAACGGTAAGGATGTAAAAGGTGTAAGACCAGATGACAGAAGAGAGCTTTTGAATTATAAGAGAGCAATGGATTTTGTTTCTACATACCTAGGCAAAGCAGATCCTGTTACTGAAGGGCTTATAAGAGAGATACATAAAATTCTTGTAAAAGGTGTAAGGGGTGGTCAGGCTGAACCGGGAGAATACCGCAAGGTTCAAAACTATGTTGTAAATTCCAGAACCCGGGAGGTCATCTATACTCCGCCTTCATCTTTGGAAGTTCCGCGTCTTATGCTAGAATTTGCGCAGTGGCTTAATAGGAATGAGGAAGTATCCACAGTTCTTCTTGCAGGGATAGCTCAATTTCAGTTTGTTCATATTCATCCTTTTTTAGATGGTAATGGTCGTACAGCAAGGTTGCTCTCTACTCTTATTCTTTATAAGACAGGATATGACTTTAAAAGGTTGTTTTCGCTCTCGGAATATTATGATAAAGATAGATTATCTTATTATAAAGCGATTCAGTCTGTTAGAGAAAATAATATGGATATGACCTTCTGGCTTGAATATTTTGTTCAAGGATTGAGAACACAAATGGACCAGATAAAGCAGAAGGGCAAAAGCATAATTAAATATGGTTCAGTTTTACAAAAGGCAGAGACAATAGGTTTAAAGGAACGTCAAGTAAGTGCTTTAAAATTCATTATCCAAAATCAGCATATTTCGCGCTCACAATATGTTGAGAAATTCAAAGTGTCTTTGCGCACCGCAAATTACGATTTGAGCCTATTGGAAAGTAAGGGA